From uncultured Pseudodesulfovibrio sp.:
ATTGACTGGATTATTATTTATTTTCCGTTTTTTTGAAGAATAATGCTTGACTTCTCTCAGTGAGTAGTAGAGTAACACTTCTAACACCAGCCGCACCCGTGAAGGCGCGGTCTTACTGTGACCAGCGCTGGTTTGAATTTTACAAGTCTATCGAGGAGCCGTGTACGCATCTTGTACACGGCTCCTTTTTTTTGGCGCACGGGCGCTATACATTATCACTTTTTGGAGAATTTGAATGTCTAAGAATCTTTATGTCGGTAATCTGTCCTGGTCCTCTACTGAAGACGAAGTACGTGCAGCTTTTGAAGCATACGGCGAAGTTACTTCTGTCAAGCTGATCGAGGATCGTGAGACCGGCCGTCCCCGTGGTTTTGGTTTTGTTGAAATGGATGACAACGGTGCTCGCGAAGCTATCGCAGCCCTGGACGGCAAAGACTTCGGTGGCCGTAACATCAAGGTCAACGAAGCCAAGGCTCGCGAAGAACGCCCCCGCTGGTAGTCTTCGGATCTAAGCCTTAATCGGCATCCAGCGCCTGTCTCTCTTTTGAGAGGCAGGCGTTTTTTTGTGGTTTTTTCTGCATCTTTGTTTGCTTTGAGAAGGTTGTTTATATCATTCAGAAAAAATCACTCATTATTATATTCACCCGGATGTTTTGGTTTTCGCTGATTGTAAAGCTTCAGTGCATTCGCTGCAAAGGCCATAGAACGTTGTCGTGTAACGATAAAGAGTGAATCCTTGTTGGCGGGCTGTTTCCTGTTGCAGGCATTGTATATATGGGTTGCGGATCGGGATGATTTTACCACATCTTTCACAGAGCATATGACTGTTATGGTCACCGGATGGCTCATAGTGGGTGGAACCGTCCCTATGGTGAATGCATCGGGCAATGCCTGCGTGATGAAAATGTTTGATGGTTCTATATACCGTAGATCGGCTGACCGCATCATCGATGTCCTGCACTGCACTGAGTAGTTGTTCTGAGCTCATCTCAGCGCCTTTACTCATGAAAACCTTAAGAATTAAGAGTCTTTGCTGAGTTAATTTGAGCGTGTTGTTTGCCAGATATTTCTTGAACGATTTGAGTGCTTCCTGCATTTTTTTGATCTTTCCGTAAGCGTATTTTGGGGTTTTGAGGCCTTTGTTGACCGAGAGTCTCAATAGGGCAGGGTTTTTGCCATATATATAGCTCAAGTTGACATTGAATCTTAAAAAGTCTTTTTTGTTGACCTCTTGTTGCGTCGGGTTTATTGCTGATATCGAAATTCATTATCAATTGCAACAAATGGTTTTTTCCACGAGGGGAGGTTCGCATGTTTTCTCACAAAACTCTTAAATCCATGGCGCCGGGAGAGACCGCTTTTGTGGTGGCCATTGACGCCGGTTGCAAGGCCAGAACAAGGCTGGAGTCCATCGGTATCATCCCCGGAATTGAGGTTGATGTTTTGAATAACAGCCGAGGTCCAATGCTTGTTTCCGTGGGAGAGGGACGAGTAATGGTTGAGCGCGGCATCGCACAAAAGGTTTTGGTGGCCTAATACGGCGTGCCGTGTCGGGAATACACATATCAAGGAAGTGACAGTAATGACTCTTGACGAATTAAATCCGGGGACTCGGTGCGTGATGAAAGACATCACAACAGATGGTGCCTTGGGACAACGGCTGATGGATTTGGGGTTTTACCCCGGTGCCGAGATCGAAATTGTTCGGAATGCCCCACTGGTTGATCCCGTGGAATTGCATCTTGACGGCTATCATGTCTCCATTCGACATACGGAAGCTCGGCATATTCAGGTGGGCGACTAATGGCTTCGAAAGAACTTGTCGTTGCTTTGGCCGGGCAGCCAAACTGCGGAAAATCCACTGTTTTCAATATGCTGACAGGCGCACGTCAGCATGTCGCCAATTATCCGGGCGTTACTGTTGAGAAAAAGACCGGATCATTCAAATTGGGTGATTCCCGTGTAGAGTTGATTGACCTGCCGGGTACGTACAGCCTGACATCCTACTCTTTGGAAGAGCGCGTTGCTCGTGATTTCCTGTTGGGTGACAATCCCGATGTTGTCATTGATGTGGCCGATGGTTCCAATCTCAAACGCAACTTGTACCTGACTCTTCAAATTTTGGAGATGGAAGTTCCTGCGCTTCTTAATCTCAACATGATGGATGTGGTGGAGCGTCGTGGTCATGCCGTGGATGTCGAAAAACTGGAAGATATTCTCGGTATTCCGGTTGTGCCGACTACCGCCAAAAAAGGTGTTGGCCGGGAAGCCCTTAAGACCGCGATGCAGGCCTTAGCTCAAGGTCGTAAAGAAGACGTTTTCAAGATTGATTACGGTCCGCTTGAGCCATTTATTGCCGAACTTGAGGTGATGTTGGTCGAGGACCCTGTTTCCTGCCTTCGCTACCCCGTTCGTTGGCTTGCAATCAAGCTGCTCGAAGGTGACGCGGAGGCTGGAAAGCAGCTCACGTTGAATCATCCTGACAGCGAGCAGGTTTTTGCCAAAGTGCAATCTTGCAGAGAGCGCTTTGCGAAAGAGAATACGAATGGAGCGGACAGGCATATTGCTTTTACCCGCCATGCCGTATGCGCGAAGATAGCCAAAGATGTGGTAACGTTGCCGCGTGAACGTAGTCATAACCTGTCGGATACCGTTGATAAGTATGTCTGCAACCGCTATCTGGGGCCGATTATTCTGGTCGCCATTCTGGTGGTGTTGTATCAAATCTCCATTGTTTTTGGTGGCTGGCTTGCCTTGCAAGTCTGGCCGGTTTGGGGTGGGCTTGAAGATTTGGCCGGAGATATCTTGCCGCAAGCCGGGTTCATGACAGATCCACTGTTGCGTTCACTTGGTGTGTGGGTGGTGAAATCCATCACGGCAATTTTGAATTATCTTCCCATCTTTTTTCTGTTGTTCGCCCTTATCGCCATTCTTGAAGACAGTGGATACATGCCGCGAATGGCCTTTTTGCTGGACCGGTTGTTCCGTCGTTTCGGATTGCATGGTCAGTCTACATTGCCCATGATTCTCGGCGGTGTATATGTGGGAGGATGCGCTATCCCCGGTGTCATGGCGACCAAGGCCATTCCTGACGAACGGGCTCGTTTGGCGACCATTCTTATTATTCCCATGATGAACTGCCTGGCGAAGGTGCCACTCTATCTGATTCTTATCGGGGCATATTTTGCCGATGTTGCAGGGTGGGCGATGTTTTTTATTGCCACAGTAACCCTGTTCATGGCCTTGCCTGTTGCAAAATTGCTTTCGCTGACCGTACTTCGGAAGCATGACAGTGCTCCGTTTATCATGGAGATGCCGCCGTACCATTTGCCGACCATTTCTGGAATATTGCGACGTGCTTTTGAACGAATCTGGCTGTTTATGAAGAAGATTGTCACTGTGGTTGCAGCCGTAGCCGTGGTCGTCTTTGTGCTGATCAACTTCCCGGGTCTATCTGAAGAAAAAATGGCGCATTACGCTGCCATGCAAGATAAAGCTGTGGCGGGTTTTGTTCAGAAAGTGGACGCAACCCAGTATGCCGGACAGATTACTTCTGAAAATACGACTGCAGTCATCCTGTTTGGCGAAGCGTTGAAGCAGGCTAAGCGAGGTGTGAAGGACAAGGAGACATCTGCTGCCATCAATGAAGACTTTCAGGCGAAGAACCCGATCTATTATGCCGTTGTAAAACGTGTTGGTAAGGATGGCAAAAAGCTGAATCGGGAACTGAAAAAAGTCATCAAGGTTCGTAAGAAAATACGGCGCGAAATGCGTGGTGAGCGTTTTGAAAACAGTTTTCTTGGTTCCATGGGCAAGGCTCTCGAGCCTGTAACCCAATGGGCCGGGTTTAACTGGCGTATCAATATCGCATTGTTGTCAGCCTTTGCGGCTAAAGAAAACAGTGCGGCAACCCTCGGGTCCATCTATGGCATTGATGATTCCGGCCAGTCTGTTCAAGAGAGTATGAAGGCGAATGAAGGCGGTTTTACCCCCTTGCATGCGTTGGCTCTGATGCTGTTCATGGCTTTGTACCCACCTTGCGTTCCTACATCCATCATGGTGAGAAGTCAGTCCAATTCAACGGGCTGGATGCTGTTTTCCATCGGTTATCAGACTGTATTGGGCTTGTTTGTCGCCAGCTTGGTCTTTACCGGTGGCACAGTGCTCGGATTGACCGGTTGGCAGACAATGTGGGCATTTTATGGACTGTGCCTTGCCGCAACCATCGGTATGGCAATGATCCCAACACCTGAAGAAAAGGAAGCGGCTGTGTCCGCTCCTGCGTATAATAAAGAGTGCTCTTAAGGAGGAGTATACAGATGAAAAAAATGATGATTGTTTTGACTTTGGCAGCATTGCTCGGGTTTTCCGGAATGGCTTTTGCCCACAGCCCTTTGATGAGTTGCTTTGATAACGGCGATGGTACTGTTACCTGCGAAGGTGGGTATTCTGATGGTTCTTCTGCATCCGGTACCAAGATGCACGTCAAGAGTGAAGATGGGAAAAGCATACTTGAAGGCAAGATGAACGAAGACAGCGAATATTCTTTCACCAAGCCCGAAGGTGGCTACCTTGTTATTTTTGATGGTGGCGAAGGTCACAGCGTAGAAGTGAATGGCGCCGACATCGTCGAATAGAGACGTGTGATGCAAGGTGTGGCTTGCCTGCCTTGCTTTTTTAAAATGGATATATTGAGAATAATATTCAATTTCAATCGAGAGGAGTTTTTGATGATGAAACGGTTTATTCCCCTTATGGCCGCGGCATGCGTGTTGACTTTGGTCGGTTCCGCATTCGCCCATTTCATGGTTGTGTACACCCCGGAAATTGCCTTGCAGGAAAGCAAGAACTTGGACATGCGCATAATGTTCACCCATCCCGCCGAGGCCGGACACATGATGGATATGGGCGGCGTTGAAGAGTTTTATGTTGTGAGCCAGCGTGGTGATTCCAAAGTGAAGAAAACCGATCTCAAAGGTTACCTGAAAGATATCGTATGGAAGAATCCCGAAGCGCAGGCACCGGCGTTTTCTGCCATGATTCCCAAGAAAGTAGTGCGTTCCATGGGCGACTACGTTTTTG
This genomic window contains:
- a CDS encoding RNA-binding protein, translating into MSKNLYVGNLSWSSTEDEVRAAFEAYGEVTSVKLIEDRETGRPRGFGFVEMDDNGAREAIAALDGKDFGGRNIKVNEAKAREERPRW
- a CDS encoding FeoA family protein, whose translation is MTLDELNPGTRCVMKDITTDGALGQRLMDLGFYPGAEIEIVRNAPLVDPVELHLDGYHVSIRHTEARHIQVGD
- the feoB gene encoding ferrous iron transport protein B is translated as MASKELVVALAGQPNCGKSTVFNMLTGARQHVANYPGVTVEKKTGSFKLGDSRVELIDLPGTYSLTSYSLEERVARDFLLGDNPDVVIDVADGSNLKRNLYLTLQILEMEVPALLNLNMMDVVERRGHAVDVEKLEDILGIPVVPTTAKKGVGREALKTAMQALAQGRKEDVFKIDYGPLEPFIAELEVMLVEDPVSCLRYPVRWLAIKLLEGDAEAGKQLTLNHPDSEQVFAKVQSCRERFAKENTNGADRHIAFTRHAVCAKIAKDVVTLPRERSHNLSDTVDKYVCNRYLGPIILVAILVVLYQISIVFGGWLALQVWPVWGGLEDLAGDILPQAGFMTDPLLRSLGVWVVKSITAILNYLPIFFLLFALIAILEDSGYMPRMAFLLDRLFRRFGLHGQSTLPMILGGVYVGGCAIPGVMATKAIPDERARLATILIIPMMNCLAKVPLYLILIGAYFADVAGWAMFFIATVTLFMALPVAKLLSLTVLRKHDSAPFIMEMPPYHLPTISGILRRAFERIWLFMKKIVTVVAAVAVVVFVLINFPGLSEEKMAHYAAMQDKAVAGFVQKVDATQYAGQITSENTTAVILFGEALKQAKRGVKDKETSAAINEDFQAKNPIYYAVVKRVGKDGKKLNRELKKVIKVRKKIRREMRGERFENSFLGSMGKALEPVTQWAGFNWRINIALLSAFAAKENSAATLGSIYGIDDSGQSVQESMKANEGGFTPLHALALMLFMALYPPCVPTSIMVRSQSNSTGWMLFSIGYQTVLGLFVASLVFTGGTVLGLTGWQTMWAFYGLCLAATIGMAMIPTPEEKEAAVSAPAYNKECS
- a CDS encoding FeoA family protein; this encodes MFSHKTLKSMAPGETAFVVAIDAGCKARTRLESIGIIPGIEVDVLNNSRGPMLVSVGEGRVMVERGIAQKVLVA
- a CDS encoding transcriptional repressor, giving the protein MQEALKSFKKYLANNTLKLTQQRLLILKVFMSKGAEMSSEQLLSAVQDIDDAVSRSTVYRTIKHFHHAGIARCIHHRDGSTHYEPSGDHNSHMLCERCGKIIPIRNPYIQCLQQETARQQGFTLYRYTTTFYGLCSECTEALQSAKTKTSG